The following is a genomic window from Candidatus Zixiibacteriota bacterium.
CGGCATTGGTCGACATAACCGACACCTCGAAACCATCCTGCTTGAGCCTCCTTGCCACCGGAAGTCCCAACATCCCCGTTCCGCCGATAACCAGAATCTTATCTGCCATTTTGAGTCCTTTCTTATTCATGCCCACCCGATGGTGCGGGCGTAATACATTCAATTCTAATTAGTTAAAGAACGGCTAAAATGGCCGCTGATAAAAGAACAAAAAAGTCAAATTCCCCGAAAATAATCGCTTGATTTTCATGGCGTTACAATCGATGATATAAAATCCAGTATATTAATTTGATAATTAGCTAATTTTTTGTATTATATAGCGTTATGGACGACAAAATTCTCTGGGCCCCCTGGCGGGCCGAATTCATTCTGAGCAAAAAGGAAAAGGGATGCATCTTCTGTAAGCGACTGAAGATGAAAGACTCCGTGAAGAACCTTGTCATATATCGCGGAAAAAATAGTTTCGTTATCCTCAACAAGTTTCCATACAACTCCGGCCATACCCTTATCGTTCCCAACCGACATGTCGGCCAACTTGAGAAACTGACCGAGCAGGAGTCAATCGAGTTCTTTGAGCTGACCCGCAAGACAGTCGCGGTTATCAAGAAAGTCCTCAATCCCGGTTCGCTCAATATCGGCATGAATCTTGGAAAAATTTCCGGCGCCGGTATTCCCGGTCACGTTCACATGCACGTTGTGCCACGCTGGCACGGCGACACCAACTTCATGCCGGTTATCGGCAAAACCAATGTCGTTTCGGTTCCTCTCGAACCGATTTATGAAGCTTTGAAGAAGGAATTCGCCGCCTTATGAGCGCCCGCAAGAGAATACCCACTAAAAGCGAACTGGTTCGTCTTCAGAAACTGTACAAAACCGACGAGAAGATCGGTGAACGTCTTGGCGGTGTTCCGGCCTACCTGATCGCGTACTGGCGCAGGAAGAAAAACGTCCCGAAGCATTCGCTTCCGAAATTCTCGGAGAAGGAAATTCGTGATTTGTGGGAGCGGTTTGGTGATGATGACAAGTGCGGCCTCGAACTGGGTATCTCCAAGGCGGCCTTTTACAACTGGCGACGTCGCTATGGCATCCGCGAGAAGCCGGCATTCCTCAAGCTGGAACAGCTGGAACTGAATTTCCCCGGCCTCAAGCTTCATCCGACCACGAACTCCCTCTATGGCAAAAAGACCGTGTCGCAGAAGATTATGGCACGGGCGGCGCAGTTGGAGCGTCTTGAAATCGGTCAAACGATTGAAGTCGAGCCTGACCTTATTGTGTCGCATTCGGACACCGAAACGATTATCGAGCATTTCAAAAAACTCGGCAGCGAACTGGTGTGGAACCCGGGGCGGATTGTGGTCTCGCTTGCCGATGGCCTGTCGGCCGAGCGGCCGGACCTGCCGGCGGCCCACCAGAAAATTCGCGAGTTTGTCAAAAGACAGGGAATAAAATCATTCTACGATGTCTCCGAAGGGGTCGGGCACCAGGTGGCTCTGGAGAGAGGCCACATTATCCCGGGTGCCTTTGTCGTCGGCACTGACCCGTACAGCGTGGCATACGGATGTGTCAGCGCCTTTTCATCGGGAGTCACTGTCGAGCAGGCTGCCGAAGTCTGGGCTACCGGAACAGCCAAATTCCAGATCCCGCCGACTATTCGAATCGACATTAATGGCCGACGAGCTCGCGGTGTCTATGCCCGCGATATCGCTCTTCTCATTGCCCGCCAGATGGCCGCCGTGGATGTTAAGGGCAAGACAATCGAGTATTACGGTAATGTCGTCTCACGGATGAGCATCAGCGAACGGTACACCCTAACAAACCTCACGCTCGATGCCGGTGTTCTTACGGCTATCTGTCCGTTCGATTCCACCACGCGACGGTTCCTGACGGGACGAATCTCGACCAATTATGCTCCTGTAGTGGCCGACAAAAACGCCGAGTATCACCAGATTTACCAGATGAATATCGACCACCTCACCCCGCAACTTGCCCGCTGTGGCGAGGCCACCGATATAACACCGGTGGGAGAATCTGAAGGTCTCGCGGTCAATGTCATTATACTCGGCACCGGAAGTAACGGCCGCTTCGATGATATCCGGGTGGCCGCCGACATTCTCAAAAATAAGCGGGTCAGTTCCGACTGTCGGCTGATCATCTGCCCTGCCTCGCGGTCGGTCTATCTGGAAGCGCTCAAGAAAGGGCTTATCAGAGTTCTGGTAGAAGCGGGCGCGATTGTCACCTATCCCGGTTACTGGGGCTCACTGGGGCAGGGGCAGCTCATGATAGCTCCGGGCGACAGGGTTCTGGCGACATCGGATTGCGGCCTCGCGCAGAGGCTTGGATCCGACAAAGCCGAGATTTTCCTTTGTTCCCCCGGCACCGCCGCCGCTTCGGCTCTCAACGGCTCGATTACCGATCCGAGCCGATACGCCAAGTAATCCAAATCAATCCGTCCTCATAAAAAAAGCCGGGTCAAAACAACCCGGCTGAATAAGCAAATAAACTTTGCAAGACTAACGTTTCGGAGGTTTCCAGACTTCCCAGACCTTCCCGACCAGAGCCGGACCGGGCTTCAATGTCATATCCCCCGGCTTCCACTCAGCGGGAGTGGCCTCGGTCCCCTTGGACTTGCGGACGAGCTGGAAGGCTTTGACCTGCCTGATGGTTTCATCGATATTGCGTCCCACCGGAGGCGTCAGGTGCTCCATGCCCTGAATGACACCATCGGGATCGATAATAAACCGCCCCCTGAAATTGACGCCCGAATCCTCATCGTAGACGCCATACACGCGGCCGATGTGCCCGCCGGCATCGGATATCATCGGAAACGGTATCCCGCCGTCAACCATCTTCGACAGTTCGGCCTCATGCCAGACTTTGTGAACGAATTGGGAATCGACAGAGCACGAAAAGACTTTTACGCCAAGTCCTTCGAGTTCTTTATACGAAGCAGCGACCGCTGCTAATTCTGTCGGTCAGACAAAGGTGAAATCACCGGGGTAGAAGCACAGCAGAACCCAGCTGCCCAGCGACTCGGACAATTTAACCCTTTTAAAGTCCCCCTTAAAATAGGCCGGCGCCTCGAAATCAGGGGCTTTCTTACCAACCTGAACGGCCATCTTTTTCTCCTCCTTAATGGTTTCATCTTTCACGGACACCGGTTCGTCCTGCTGACCGAGCACTTTGCCGCTCGGCCTGCCGCATCCGGATGATTCTGCCATATTGCCTCCTTGGAAATCCACTGTACGCTAAATTGTCAACTTGAACACCCTAAAATACACATTTAGCGCTCCACCGCAAGCTTCCTCGGAGTTTTTTTGCTCACAAAGCTTATCGTGGTGAACTTTCGTCTATCATTCGTGTTTAGAACTTTGCAAAACGACGGTAATACAAAACAAGAAAGGATGAATCGTGGAAAGAAATAACGTAATCAAATCGCAGGGCAAGCCCCTCACCCTGGTCGGCAAGGAACTCAAAGTCGGCGATAAGGCCCCGGATGTCACCCTGACAGACGGCACTTTCTCGCCCGTGAAATTGTCCGACACCAGAGGAAAGGTTCGCCTCTTGTCAATCGTTCCTTCGCTGGACACTTCGACCTGCAGTATTCAGACACGGACTTTCAACAAAGAGTTGGCCCAGATGGCCGATAAAGTTGCCACTTACACAATCTCGGCCGATCTACCGACGGCCCAGAGTCGATACGCCCAGGAAAATAACATCGACAGGATGAGAATGCTGTCGGATTACAAAACGGTATCATTCGGAGAAAACTACGGTCTCCTCATAAAAGAAAACAGGCTTCTGGCCAGAGCCGTGCTGGTTGTTGACGAAAACGACACGATCACCCACATGCAGATTGTACCGGAGGTCAGCACCGAGCCGGATTACAAATCCGCCCTTGAGGCTTTGAAGAAAGCCGTTAACAAGTAAACGCGGTGGTAGGGGAAAACAAGAAAACGCCCGAAAGGGCGTTTTTTCTTAGGTTGCCGGGCCTTCCGAATCGCTTTCCGCCGACTCATCCGGCAGCGTCTGGGGACGGGCCGAGTCCAAATGGCGCGATAAAGGTGTAAACAGAAAAAGGAAAAGCACCATACCGGGAAGGAAAATCGGGATATAATATACCCAGAGCGGCACGTTTACGCTTGGCTGGTCGGGCGGTGGCGACGATGGCTCGCCATGCCTGACCCATCCCCCCTCACCATCGGGCTGCCAGCAATCTTCACCCGATAGAAAACCGAACGACGGCCCGTAGATACCCTGCAAAATCAGCGATGGTATCAGGTAGAGAAGCACGATCGCAAAAAGGAAAATAACTCTGTTTCGCATAGCGCATTTAAAGGGTTTTAACGCGCATTGTCAATTACAAGCATGCCCGGTCGGACCTTATAAATTGAGTTTGCCAACCAATAGTGGCGAGATTATAATCTACTGAAATAGCTTAAGGAGGCAAAATGAGCAATCCCTGGCACGAAGTCAGTCCGGGGAGCCATATTGAAGATTCGTTTTTCGCTATAATCGAAATTCCCAAAGGCTCGAAAAACAAGTACGAACTGGACAAGAAAACCGGCCTGCTTCTAGCCGACCGCGTTCTCTACAGTTCGGTTCACTACCCGGCCAACTATGGTTTTATTCCGCAGAGTTTCTGCGACGATGGCGACCCGCTCGATGTTTTAGTGCTTTGCCAGGAGCCGATTACCCCGCTGTGCATGGTCGAATGCAAGGCAATCGGGGTCATAACGATGCGCGACGAAAAAGGTCAGGATGATAAAATTATAGCCGTCCACGCCCACGACCCGGCCTACAACAGTTATCACGATATCTCAGCTCTGCCGCCTCACGTCATAAAAGAGCTCCAGCGTTTCTTCGAGGACTACAAAATTCTCGAGCACAAAGAAGTGATAGTCGATAGCCTGCGGGGGCGTGTCGATGCCGTCAACAGTATAAAAGACGCTCTGAAACTATACCGGAAGATGGAAAGCGAACTCAAAGAGTAAACAGGGCAAAAGGCAGCAACTGATCGGAGGATAATATGGCAGAAAAAGGTCAACCGCTCCCCACGCAACCGTCGCTTGTCGGCAAAAACATCTTTCTCAGACCGACCACCGCTGAGGATATCATAAATATCCATGTCTGGTTTATGCAATCAGAACCACAGGCACAAAGCGAACGCCCCATAAAATTCAGAACCCCGGCGGAAGCTGCCGAAGCCTTCAAGAATCAGGAGAAGTCTACCGACCGGCAGGCCTTCACAATCGTCCGCAAGGAAGATAAGATACCGGTGGGACAGATCACATTTTTCAATTACAATCCTCTGAATCGCTCCGCCGAACTGGGCATATTAATCGATCCCGATGAACGCAAGAACGGCCATGCCGCCGACGCTATGCGTGTTTTGATCAAATACCTTTTCAAGTATCGTGACCTCAATAAGGTTCATGCCTCCACCGCGAAATTCAACAAAGCGGCAGTCGCTCTGCTGGAATCGGTCGGGTTCAAAAAAGACGGCGCCCTTCGCAACCACCATTTCTACAACGGCGAATACTACGACAAGCTCGTCTACTCGATGCTTCGATTTGAGCTGGATTGGTGAGAACGCGACATATCGCTGATCAGGCCATAAAAAAACCGCTCCACACCGGCCTGGCATGGAGCGGAGATACTCTCAACTGAAGCCCTAAAAAAATCCAGACACCTTACCCGTCCCGTCGCCACGGCTTGTTGTGCCGACGGTTGCGGCGATCGCGACGGCTTCTGTTATCGAAATTGCGCTGATTGTTGTCGCGTTGCTGATTGTCCGGTCGCAGCTGACTGTCGCGCTGAGGATGATCCTGCCGGCCCTGCGGCTGTTGCCCGGATTGCTGCTGAGATTGCGCCGCCGATTCGTTCGGATCCTTTTTCTTTACGAAAGGGAGGTCCGGTATGGGAGGAAGTTTCCACTCTCTCTTCGGCGGTTCCTGCTGAGGGGGTGGTGCTGGAGGCGGAGTCGGCTGCGACTGCTGCGGTGGCTGTTGTTGCACCGGCGGAGTCGGCTGCGGCTGCGATTGCTGCGGTGGCTGCTGTTGCACCGGCGGAACCTGTGGCTGGGGCGGCTCCGGCTGTGGCGGGGGAGGCGGCGGAGACTGCTCGGTTGGATCAGTGGAAACTTCCAGCCACGCCTCATCTTCGATTTTTATCTCGCCGCTGCGCAGCCCCGCAACCATATCATTCAGTTTTTTCAACTCCTCCCGCGCCTTCGCGGTAAAATCACTCCCGGTCGAGGCATACAGTACCGATCGGCAAACATTTATCACCGCCAACTTTTTGAAATTGTCCGTTCCATAGACCGCGGCCTTCTCCAGCGAACCGCCCTGAGCGCCTACACCGGGAATGAGAAGCGGCATATTGCCGGCCACATCACGAAGCTCTTTGATGTGTTCCGGTTGAGTCGCTCCGACAACCAGGCCACAGTTGTCATCCTTGTTCCAGTACGATACCTTCTCCGCGACTATCCGGTACAACGGCTTGCCGTCACAATTCAGATGCTGGAAGTCTTTGGAACCGGTATTGGATGTCAGACAGAGAACGAAAATCCCCTTGTCTTCGTACTCCAGAAACGGGCGCATGGAATCATAGCCCATATAGGGACTGAGCGTCACCCAATCGGCCCGGAATCTTTGATAAAGCGCCTCGGCGTAAAACGACGCCGTGTTGCCGATATCGCCGCGCTTACCGTCGAGAATCAAAACCACATCTTCAGGCATATGCTGAACTACCGAGGTCAGAAGAGAGATGCCTTCGGGGCCTTTATTCTCGTAGAAGGCCATGTTGGGTTTGTAGGCACAGACCATATCCGAAGTAGCTTCAACAATCTGCATCACGAAATCGTACATGCCTTTGATGCTCTTGGTAAATTCCGGCGGCATCCTTTTCGGGTCCAGATCCAGACCCAGGCATATCATGGACTTGTTTTTGTCCTGTATCGATCTAAGTTTGTCTACTGCACTCATCAGTATTTCCTTACCTTGCCAATGAGTTCACACGCTGAACTCAGCTTCTTTTTCCTCAGATACTCTTTGAGACCATCAGCGATGATCACCGGAGCATCGGGACGCACGAACAGCGAGGTTCCCACCTGGACCGCCGTGGCGCCGCATAACATAAACTCCACTACATCTTCGGCGGTGGCAATTCCGCCGATTCCGATAATCGGGAGACTGCACTTTTCATAAACCGCGTTCACCATAGCCAGCGCTACGGGTTTTATCGCCGGGCCGGTCAGGCCGCCTTTGTTGTTGGTCAACCTCGGTCGCCAGGTGTCGGTGTCAATCGAGGTGCCTACCAGCGAATTGATCACAGAAAAAGCGTCCGCGCCGCCCTGCTGGGCTGCTTGAGCGATGGTGGTTATCGAGGTCACGTTGGGCGAGAGCTTCGCTATGAGGGGACGGGAGAATACTTTTTTTACCGCCGCCACCGATTTTTCCGTCATCGCCGGGTCGGAACCAAACTCCATCCCGCCTTCATTCACGTTCGGACAACTGATATTGAGCTCGATCATATCAACCCGCTCGATGTCGTTCAATCGACTGCAGACCTCGACATACTCCTCGAGTTTCGAGCCGGCCACGTTGACAATTACTTTCGTCTTTTGCTTTTCGAGAAACGGAATCTTCTCGGTGATAAAACGGTCTACCCCAACGTTGGCGAGCCCGATAGCGTTGAGCATCCCCGATGCCGTCTCGGCCGTTCTGGGCGGCGGGTGACCTTCGCGGGGATTGAGCGTCACCGACTTGGTTACCAGCGCCCCCAGTTTGGACATCGGAAAAATCGCCGCCAGTTCCTCGCCGTAGCCGCAGCAACCCGAAGCTGTCATTATCGGCGTGGCGAACTCGACGCCGGCGATAGAGACTTTAAGATTCGGCGTCATAACGCCACCTCACCGATTTCAAAAACCGGTCCGTCCTGACAAACCCGGGCATATCCGCCTTTGACAAGTGGAACCACACAGCCCAGGCAGATTCCCACTCCGCACGGCATCGGCGCCTCGAGCGAAAGTTGTCCGGGAACACCCAGTCGCAGACCAAGTTCGTTGACGGCTCTCAGCATACCATCGGGACCGCAGCCATAAAGCCGCATTTTCGCCTTGTCGCCGCTTTTTATGTACCTCTCCACCGGACCTGTCACAAGGCCCTTTTCCCCATAGGAGCCGTCTTCAGTCACCGGATGAAAAGTGACGCCCAGCTTTTTGATGCGGGTTCTTTCAAGTATGTCCGAAACGGATCGCCCGCCGTAGAAGAATTCGATATTTTTGGGATCATAACCCCGGCGGACCATCTCGGTCGCCATGTAGAAAAGCGGCGGAAACCCCACTCCCCCGGCCACCATGATCGCTTTTTCGCTCTTTTTGGGAAGTTTGAACGACACGCCGAGCGGGCCGAGAAAATTCACGCGGTCGCCTGGGTGAAGCATACTGAGCAGCCGTGTCCCCCGGCCAACCACCTTGAAAATGACCTCAATCTCGCCGCTTTCAACCAACACGCCCGCAACCGACATCGCTCGTCTGAAGAAGATGTCTGTCGATGGAATGTGAACGTGAACAAAATGTCCCGGCTGACACTGGTCAACACGGGAGTAGGTCTTAAAGACCATGGAGAAGTAGTTGTTTTTGAGGTCGCGCTTTTTTATCAAAAACGTGTCTTCGCACGTCGGCTTTATCATCGCAGGTGTTCCGGTTTTCTGACCTGAAATCTGTAAACCATCCAGCTATCCTGTTGCTCCTGGGGTATCCGCATCGGGTCGAATATCATTGACGCCACAGCCTCGCTGGCCTCGCGGTTAATTTCTTCGCTCTCACAGCGAATTTTCAGGATATAATCCGTAACTTCACCCGAAAAATCAAGGAAGATTTGAAAATACAGGTCGCCTTCCCAGCCGAGCCGATAGGCCTCAACCGGATAGATAAACTCCTCGCGGATTTCCACCGGCTCAATTGGAGCGTTCTTGATAGGCTCTCCGTTGGGACCGATGTAAACGGCCTCGATTGGTGTCAGAGCTTGCTCATCCTCCTGGACCGCACCCGTATCGGCGGCGAGATCATCGGTTATCCTCTCGTCTCGAACATCGGTGGTATCCGGCCTGGGTTGCCTGGCTTTACTCTGAGGCCGGTTGACTGCCAGACGGTTTTCCGCCTCCAGCGCCCAGTCAGTACCGGGGAACGAGTCAACGAACTCGGTGTAGGCCCAATAGACCGATGAATCCCCGGGGCTGTTGTATTGCTCCTGAAGCCAGATCAAACTGAATTTGGCCTGAGGATAATACTTGCTGCGAGGAAAATTATCGGCAATCACCCGATAGTAAAAGCGAGCCGAATCGATATTCTCCTGATCGACCAGGAACTTCTCCGCCTTGTCCAGATATATCTGAGCGTAACCGGTATCGGCCGGCGTGTCTTTCAATTCCAGGGCCTCCAGCGCCTGCGGTACATAGTCGGATCGGGGATAACGCTCCAGCACCCGCTCGAACAACTCACGAGCCTTAGTCGAGTCTCCAAGATTGTCCCGATACATTTGCGCCAGCGCCACCATTGCCTTGGGAGCGATGGTCGATGACGGGAAGGAATCAACGACATACTGCATCTCAATCATGGCCGAATCCGGCTTGTTGAGACTGAACCAGTACAGCTCGGCCAATTGGTACTGGGTGATCGCGGCCTCATCGATTACTTCCTGGGAGGCCGTCGAATCAAGCGCCGCCCGGGCGTATGTTTTGATCTTGCCTATATCCGATGAACGCTGGAGCGCGTCGAGCCCAACCACCGAATTACGGTCGAGTTTCACTGTCTGGTCGTAAAATTCTTTAGCCTTCGGCAAATCGTCGTAATCGAACTGATGAATCAGTCCGAGACGATACGCCGCTTCGGCGGCGATCTGCTTTTTCTCCTCCTGCTCCAGCACTTCGGAATAAATCTGCTCGGCCTGCGCTATATCTTCGGCGTACTCGTATCCCGCCGCGATTTGAAGTCTTATCACCGCGAGCGAGTCGAAATACGTTTCGTCAGTAGCCAGCGTTTGGAGATAATCGAGCCCGTCGGAAATCCTCATCAGGCGAAAAGCCGCTTGAGCGGCATAATACAGCGAGTGATACTTCTCATCGGGCTCCGGCTTCATTCCGAGAACCTGAAGATACGCTCCCAGCGCCGCCCGCGAGTCGAAATCATTGTAGTAACCATCGGCTATCATCAACTGGCCCATCTTCTTTTCACTATCGCTGCCCAGCGAGTCGCGGATAGCCTGAAAATACTGACGTGACCTCTCGTAATCCCGCTCATCAAAGTGGTAGTTCCCAAGCGCTATGGCCGCCTCGACTTTGTACTCCCTTTTGAAATCGGAGCGGAATATCTTTTCGAAAATTTCCATGGCCGGCTTCTCATCGCGCAGGGCAAGCTTCGATTTTGCCAGATAAAGCTCGGCCTCCTTGCCGAACTTGGAGTCCGGGTAGTTGGCCAGAAGTTCCCTCATGCGACGCTCGGAAGAGATGTATTTCTCAGTGTAAAAATATGATACCCCCAGCACAAAAAGAGCGTCATCGTAGTACTTGGAATTGGGGTAGTTTTCAATCACCTTGAGGGATTTTTCAATGGCGGTCTCGTACAGCCCCGTATTTATGCGTCCGCGCCCGAAGGCGCTCGCTCTGCGGGATTTCTCGGCCTCGTTGAAAGCCTTCTTCGCGTTGTAGAAAGTATTCCAGTAAACACAGCCACCCAGCGAAGTCAACGACAGCGCCAGAATAATCAAAATAAACGTTCGGTATTTTCTGAAAAACATCAGGTTATAGCCTATCTCACTGGTAACTCTTACCTTATACCGTTCAGCCAGTAGCTGGTTGCAGCTATCTGACCTGCTTTCTCTGTTTCAACTGCTGAACCAGACGAGGTAAAAATTCGCCGGATTTCTCCCGAATCTGAAAATCGGCCAGAAAGCTGATCGGCGTTTCTTCTGTATTCACCTCAACAAGGGTGGCGCCGTCTCGTTTCGCCGTCGGAGGCAGCGATGCCGCCGGATGTACGATGGCGGATGTTCCGACCGAGAAAAATATATCAGCCTCCTGTGAAACCCTGAACGCCCGGTCGATAATCTGTGGATTCAAAAGCTCGCCAAACCAGACTACATCCGGACGTATCCTCCCCCCGCACAGTTTGCATTTCGGAATTTTATCCGGGTTGATTTCCACGACCGGGTCGAATGGCTCGTTACAGTCAACACACTTGTTTCGCTGGATATTGCCGTGCAGTTCCAGAATATCCTGAGTCCCGGCGGTGCGGTGCAGATTATCGACATTCTGCGTCACCAGCGTAAAACTTTCGCACCATGACTCCATTTCGGTAATGGCCAGGTGACCCGCGTTCGGCGTTACTTTGGCCATCAATTGACGGCGCCAGTTGTACCACTCCCAGACAATCTTGGGATTAGCAATGAAAGCATCCATGGTCGCCAATTCTTCAGGCCGAAACTTCTTCCACAAACCCTCCTGGCCCCGAAAGGTAGGTACGCCCGACTCGGCCGAAATTCCCGCTCCGGTGAGCACCACACAACTGCGGCAGTTAACCATTACGTCGACAATTTCTTCTACCACAGGCGCAAGATATGAATCGTGGCGGCAAAAGCCAAAATAAATGTTTGGGGACGGAAAAACGGTCAGCCACACGGGCTTATAAGAAGGAAAAATCGGCGGCAACCAAGAGTGCCGTTATTTGTGGTGAATGGCCGACGTACTCAGATTTTCGGTCACCTGACCGACCGTGCCCGCCACGAGGCCGAAATGAAGCACGGTAGGCTCATCGGTCAGCCTGAGGAAAAAGTGATTCAACAGAGTCGTTCCCTGATACACTTTCTCAAAGCCGCCCTCGGATAGCGATACCGTGAAAATCGGCATTCGCCAGAGGTCACCCGATGGCCGGCATTCCAGGCCGATAGCGATATCGCGGGCCGAATCGACCATGGCAAAAGACGATATCCCCTTGTGCTCGGCGGAGGTATCAAGAAATGAATCGTGCGGACGTTCTCCATCGATCAGAACAAACCGCTGATCATCATGGCCGGCCTGAAGATTGAAATTGTTCTCCAATCCGAAACTGACATCCTGACCGGCATGACCCGGACACGACAT
Proteins encoded in this region:
- a CDS encoding HIT domain-containing protein — encoded protein: MDDKILWAPWRAEFILSKKEKGCIFCKRLKMKDSVKNLVIYRGKNSFVILNKFPYNSGHTLIVPNRHVGQLEKLTEQESIEFFELTRKTVAVIKKVLNPGSLNIGMNLGKISGAGIPGHVHMHVVPRWHGDTNFMPVIGKTNVVSVPLEPIYEALKKEFAAL
- a CDS encoding dihydroorotate dehydrogenase, which codes for MTPNLKVSIAGVEFATPIMTASGCCGYGEELAAIFPMSKLGALVTKSVTLNPREGHPPPRTAETASGMLNAIGLANVGVDRFITEKIPFLEKQKTKVIVNVAGSKLEEYVEVCSRLNDIERVDMIELNISCPNVNEGGMEFGSDPAMTEKSVAAVKKVFSRPLIAKLSPNVTSITTIAQAAQQGGADAFSVINSLVGTSIDTDTWRPRLTNNKGGLTGPAIKPVALAMVNAVYEKCSLPIIGIGGIATAEDVVEFMLCGATAVQVGTSLFVRPDAPVIIADGLKEYLRKKKLSSACELIGKVRKY
- a CDS encoding dihydroorotate dehydrogenase electron transfer subunit — its product is MIKPTCEDTFLIKKRDLKNNYFSMVFKTYSRVDQCQPGHFVHVHIPSTDIFFRRAMSVAGVLVESGEIEVIFKVVGRGTRLLSMLHPGDRVNFLGPLGVSFKLPKKSEKAIMVAGGVGFPPLFYMATEMVRRGYDPKNIEFFYGGRSVSDILERTRIKKLGVTFHPVTEDGSYGEKGLVTGPVERYIKSGDKAKMRLYGCGPDGMLRAVNELGLRLGVPGQLSLEAPMPCGVGICLGCVVPLVKGGYARVCQDGPVFEIGEVAL
- a CDS encoding tetratricopeptide repeat protein, which codes for MFFRKYRTFILIILALSLTSLGGCVYWNTFYNAKKAFNEAEKSRRASAFGRGRINTGLYETAIEKSLKVIENYPNSKYYDDALFVLGVSYFYTEKYISSERRMRELLANYPDSKFGKEAELYLAKSKLALRDEKPAMEIFEKIFRSDFKREYKVEAAIALGNYHFDERDYERSRQYFQAIRDSLGSDSEKKMGQLMIADGYYNDFDSRAALGAYLQVLGMKPEPDEKYHSLYYAAQAAFRLMRISDGLDYLQTLATDETYFDSLAVIRLQIAAGYEYAEDIAQAEQIYSEVLEQEEKKQIAAEAAYRLGLIHQFDYDDLPKAKEFYDQTVKLDRNSVVGLDALQRSSDIGKIKTYARAALDSTASQEVIDEAAITQYQLAELYWFSLNKPDSAMIEMQYVVDSFPSSTIAPKAMVALAQMYRDNLGDSTKARELFERVLERYPRSDYVPQALEALELKDTPADTGYAQIYLDKAEKFLVDQENIDSARFYYRVIADNFPRSKYYPQAKFSLIWLQEQYNSPGDSSVYWAYTEFVDSFPGTDWALEAENRLAVNRPQSKARQPRPDTTDVRDERITDDLAADTGAVQEDEQALTPIEAVYIGPNGEPIKNAPIEPVEIREEFIYPVEAYRLGWEGDLYFQIFLDFSGEVTDYILKIRCESEEINREASEAVASMIFDPMRIPQEQQDSWMVYRFQVRKPEHLR
- a CDS encoding GNAT family protein translates to MAEKGQPLPTQPSLVGKNIFLRPTTAEDIINIHVWFMQSEPQAQSERPIKFRTPAEAAEAFKNQEKSTDRQAFTIVRKEDKIPVGQITFFNYNPLNRSAELGILIDPDERKNGHAADAMRVLIKYLFKYRDLNKVHASTAKFNKAAVALLESVGFKKDGALRNHHFYNGEYYDKLVYSMLRFELDW
- the pyrF gene encoding orotidine-5'-phosphate decarboxylase, with protein sequence MSAVDKLRSIQDKNKSMICLGLDLDPKRMPPEFTKSIKGMYDFVMQIVEATSDMVCAYKPNMAFYENKGPEGISLLTSVVQHMPEDVVLILDGKRGDIGNTASFYAEALYQRFRADWVTLSPYMGYDSMRPFLEYEDKGIFVLCLTSNTGSKDFQHLNCDGKPLYRIVAEKVSYWNKDDNCGLVVGATQPEHIKELRDVAGNMPLLIPGVGAQGGSLEKAAVYGTDNFKKLAVINVCRSVLYASTGSDFTAKAREELKKLNDMVAGLRSGEIKIEDEAWLEVSTDPTEQSPPPPPPQPEPPQPQVPPVQQQPPQQSQPQPTPPVQQQPPQQSQPTPPPAPPPQQEPPKREWKLPPIPDLPFVKKKDPNESAAQSQQQSGQQPQGRQDHPQRDSQLRPDNQQRDNNQRNFDNRSRRDRRNRRHNKPWRRDG
- the tpx gene encoding thiol peroxidase, encoding MERNNVIKSQGKPLTLVGKELKVGDKAPDVTLTDGTFSPVKLSDTRGKVRLLSIVPSLDTSTCSIQTRTFNKELAQMADKVATYTISADLPTAQSRYAQENNIDRMRMLSDYKTVSFGENYGLLIKENRLLARAVLVVDENDTITHMQIVPEVSTEPDYKSALEALKKAVNK
- a CDS encoding inorganic diphosphatase, whose amino-acid sequence is MSNPWHEVSPGSHIEDSFFAIIEIPKGSKNKYELDKKTGLLLADRVLYSSVHYPANYGFIPQSFCDDGDPLDVLVLCQEPITPLCMVECKAIGVITMRDEKGQDDKIIAVHAHDPAYNSYHDISALPPHVIKELQRFFEDYKILEHKEVIVDSLRGRVDAVNSIKDALKLYRKMESELKE
- the prxU gene encoding thioredoxin-dependent peroxiredoxin (Most members of this family contain a selenocysteine.), with the protein product MAESSGCGRPSGKVLGQQDEPVSVKDETIKEEKKMAVQVGKKAPDFEAPAYFKGDFKRVKLSESLGSWVLLCFYPGDFTFVUPTELAAVAASYKELEGLGVKVFSCSVDSQFVHKVWHEAELSKMVDGGIPFPMISDAGGHIGRVYGVYDEDSGVNFRGRFIIDPDGVIQGMEHLTPPVGRNIDETIRQVKAFQLVRKSKGTEATPAEWKPGDMTLKPGPALVGKVWEVWKPPKR
- a CDS encoding aconitase family protein, coding for MSARKRIPTKSELVRLQKLYKTDEKIGERLGGVPAYLIAYWRRKKNVPKHSLPKFSEKEIRDLWERFGDDDKCGLELGISKAAFYNWRRRYGIREKPAFLKLEQLELNFPGLKLHPTTNSLYGKKTVSQKIMARAAQLERLEIGQTIEVEPDLIVSHSDTETIIEHFKKLGSELVWNPGRIVVSLADGLSAERPDLPAAHQKIREFVKRQGIKSFYDVSEGVGHQVALERGHIIPGAFVVGTDPYSVAYGCVSAFSSGVTVEQAAEVWATGTAKFQIPPTIRIDINGRRARGVYARDIALLIARQMAAVDVKGKTIEYYGNVVSRMSISERYTLTNLTLDAGVLTAICPFDSTTRRFLTGRISTNYAPVVADKNAEYHQIYQMNIDHLTPQLARCGEATDITPVGESEGLAVNVIILGTGSNGRFDDIRVAADILKNKRVSSDCRLIICPASRSVYLEALKKGLIRVLVEAGAIVTYPGYWGSLGQGQLMIAPGDRVLATSDCGLAQRLGSDKAEIFLCSPGTAAASALNGSITDPSRYAK